One Dermacentor albipictus isolate Rhodes 1998 colony chromosome 10, USDA_Dalb.pri_finalv2, whole genome shotgun sequence genomic window, CTACCCGCAGACTGAACTCCGGAATACAAAACGCTAGTCCGGGACAACTTCGTTGATTTAACCAAACAAAAAGGAATCAGTGAAGCAACCACAAATGCATTTGTTCATTTAGTCTGATGGCAAGAAGATTCTATTTCTTGCTCAAATTTCTGAAAGCAAACTGTCCAGGCCTGCCTATAATTTGAGGAATTGGTACTGCAACCGACAAAACTTCTTTGTATGTCGACAATTTATTGAGGAAATTTCCACCGCCCCTCGCTTCATGTAATAAAGAGCATACACATTTTCTGCCTAAAATAATGGGTGTTGTGGTCCCCGACGGCAGCTTTTTGGTCTTCTCAGACGTCTCTTCTCTGTAGCCTAAGACACCTCACACAGACGCCATACGGTCAGTTACTCATCCATTCTGAATCACACATAACTTGAAATAACTTCAAATTTGACTGCAATCGCTTCGTGCAAGTTTGCGGACCGTCACTAATACTAATAGACCCAAACTATGCAAACACATTTGCGAGCGCTGTACAGTCGCGAGTTTCTCAAAAGTTTCGAGGCAAAACCCCtgttttaaaaaatttttatagattagatatTCTTGATGTGGTGTCGCGGTGAACAAGAACTTTTAACATTCATTTCCAGCTTCAATAAGGTACACAGCGATATTTCTCTTGTGCAGCGATAATCGACCTAAACAATAAACATTTCAGACCGCAGTATAATAGCTGAGGGCAGAAATCTTGTCACTTTGGTATAGACGAAACTGACACATTAGCTCGAGTACCTAAACTTTAGGAATAACCACGTGGTTATTCCTTCCATTACTTAACTACGTAAGTCAATGCAAAACCTGAATTCCTTATAATGAAGCTCTTCGATTGTGGTGAATATCCACAAAGAATAAAGATTTTGCATCATGCTGCGAACGTCTGTGCACCGGTTTAGCTCATCAGAATTACTCGCCATCTGTATTGGAAGATGCAATAATGAACGCCAGTAAAAAAAGAACATAGCACAGCCACACCTATAAAAAAACGAAAATCTTCTCGCCCAGATGTACAGACTAACCTCGGTTTGGCATTCTCGTCTTTTAAACCCAACGTAAATGGAGTTTTCCGAAAACGCCACACCTTATTAGCGCAAAGGAACTAAATCTAGCAATTTTCTCCGAACATGGATTGGTTTGTTCACAGGCGGGTACCAAACAATACAGACGTAATAACCCCATGCTTCCGAAATAGTGCGCGCAACCTTCAGAGGCTGCTACGCAGCCTCCAATAAATATCGACGCAACGTCTCTCCGCAGATCAACACCACCGCAAACCACAAAATGCAGGGAGTCTCCCTTTCACTGTAATAGCTCCATGGTGTCGTCTACCTGCTCGGCTGCACAATTTGCGGCATGTAATGCATTCGACAGGCACATACTTTCTTTCCGAATATGTTTTAATAACCACAAAGCGTACGTAAAATCTGTCCCGCAAATGCCCCTCTCAACACAGAGAAACTATAGGAGGTGCGCTGCTCCACGTTTAGCGATGCCATAATCACACGGCGACAGCCACCGCGCACAACTTCGGCCAACGCGCCTATCAGGAACTCGGGGACCCTCTACCTGGCCGCACTGGTGATGACGCCGCCATAGGAGCGCGAAGCCTATGTGCATGCGTGagtatttctatgcctacccaacgagaaatttgtccatcACGCAAGACAATGAATTGCTGATACCCCCGTAATAAGCCAAAAACGTGCAATACCTCAGACCCAAGTAAAGAAAaagctacaagcgctcagcaaagtgaggcGAACAGTGCCTGCATTGAGTGAAATCATCCATACAACGCACAGAACAGCGTACGCTTCAGTAAAGAACAAGCCCAAAACAAGCATCTGAATCATCAAAAAAACATTACATACCCCCTCAGAAAATGTAGTGGCGGTTTTGCAACACCTTCGCTAAATTATTCTTAATTCACCATCATTAACGCCAATGGTCGTGAATTCTAGTGTCGTAATAAACTCAATCTTAACTAAAACTTCCTTATGATGTTCGCTATCGAACATAAGCGAACAATCGGCGAGGTCTGTAaaggtttatactggtcggatcacgCTTAGAATTtgtaatgacaccgggctgcgtggagatcaGCAAGTGTCACAATGCTTACACATATTTAGACGTCCAACCTCCAACCAGAAGGGTTTGTGCATGAACTTCGCACCCTTTCCGGAGgctacgtatgtatgtatgtatgtatgtatgtatgtatgtatgtatgtatgtatgtatgtatgtatgtatgtatgtatgtatgtatgtatgtatgtatgtatgtatgtatgtatgtatgtatgtatgtatgtatgtatgtatgtatgtatgtatgtgtgcgtatgcatgtatgtatgtatgcatgtgtgcgtatgcacgtatgcatgtatgtatgtatgcatgtgtgcgtatgcatgtatgtatgtatgtatgtatgtatgtatgtatgtatgtatgtatgtatgtatgtatgtatgtttgtgtgtAACTGTTTTTGATCCCACCTTTGTTTGGGTAGTCAGTGAATGAATGGGTagcgcattgggctgctgtgctgaagtaATCAAGATCGAAACCAACCATGggaacaacttgggtcactgtgtatgcGGCAGTGCGTGCatacgtgccactcttcaacgaacctctttcaatCCGACATGGTCCACTGTAGATTTGGCCCTGGGTTCACTGTTCGAACGAACACTTTGACGCCGACTGgggttactgggtatgtgccactcggtctgtgctagTCTCCAATGAagctctttgatgccaacttgcaTTACTGTGTATGTGCCAGTTTGTGCGTGCCGCTCTTCACTGAACGCCTTGAGTAACTACGTATGTGCCAATGGGAATTTGCCGCTCTAACATGACAAAGAGATGCCTAAATTTCTCCGATCCTGAGCGGGACGGAAGCCACGCCACAAGGGTTCGTGAAGGACAGCAACCCGGCATATCAGCAGaatgcgccacaaatgcactggctATGTGTCGCTATTGAAAGAAAGTCTTTCACGTCAATGCTTTAGCGAGCTGTGCCATAAATTCACTAGGTACAGGCGACTCTTCAATGTACCTATCACCAACTTGGGTTGCCGAGTGTGTGCCGCTAAGCTTGCGGCAAGCGAGGGAGCAATGTCAGAGTTCCCAGGCAACAGCGCCCCGCTTCTTGTTTGGGATGCCACACGCAGATTTTGTGGCATTGCAACCACAATCGGGTACAATTGAAAAAGGCAGTGGCATTTGCACCTCAAAGGCGGATGCCCACGAGCCTCCACTAATGGGTGCGAATTCTAGACTAACGCCATGAGCCGGACAGCCCGTGACACCGTCGACAAAGAACATGGCCAACCGTTTTTCGTGGTGGTCGAGGCGTTTGAGCGCGACTTTCTTTAaacgcggaggcaatcggctgccaCAGTTCGGTCATCTAGGCGGGGTATCTGACGATTTATTAGGTTGTGCCCGATACTAGAAAGCGCAGCGTGTCCAGGAAggataggatggatggatggatgttatgaacgtcccctttgaaatgggtcagtgggttgctccaccaagctcttgttaatTTATCGCCTAacgtcctacctatgttaaaaaaacaaATCAAACACTCTTAATTCCCATAGCCAATGTTTCTTAACCCCTATTGAGAGCTCTGTTTCtgtacgcctccattgtttgtcgcttccttacttttcgtccaccaatcttCCACTCGCCTCCTACTAGTCTCTCTTGCTGACATGTTTATCTTTCCCCTGCTCTCACCAAACaaaagggtttcaaggaggccagtgattccaaTACCGATCATTGGGTACCTCGAGCTCAGCGCCCCCTGCCGCCGTGCAGGGTGGTGACGCCCTTTGAGCAGGCGCACGTCGCACTACCGCTATATAGATGCTTCTGAAGCGGCCGTACGTGTGCCTCCATTAGTCATTGCGCCGCTGTCATCTTGCCTGGTGTTTGTAATTTAAATGATGCCGCGGACGTGTTCGCCAAGTTTACGTTCCGGGCTTGCGACTCAAGATGAAAAGTGCGTGACGGTTTTCTAGCAGAAGGCACTCCGTCATGCCCGTTTGCGGCACACCTTCGTGCACCAGGTAAACGACATAAAAGGACACATATCGCTTAATTTCCCCGCGACCGAGAACGCAGCGAAAATTCTGCAAGAATCATGTTCTACTAAGCTATTATGCCTAAATTGGCGTCTTCGTGTGAAACGGTCTTCAGGAAATTATCCGAAGCACTCGGTGTTTGCCGTCGTGGCCATTTATTCAAGGCAATTAGAGATCTGCTGGAACCCTATGTTTAATTTCCAACAATCGCTTGCACTGATCATCTAAATGTTAGGAAAATGTTGTTGGGAAGTTTTGTCGTGTTGCGCGTAAATATTTACACTTGCGCTGATTGTACCAGTCAGGTGTAACGAGGGGGATGGAAGATGGAAGTAAAACCACCGCAGGCGTAATCTTTGGTTGATCGGTTTCTACGTTTCCAAGAGACacacaacattaccttgctttgTAAATGATCTCAAATTTATGAGCGTGGCCTCCTGCGGTTTAAGGCAGGTGGATCTGTTGGTAAGCTGCTTTGAACTACATCTCATTTATTTCGACGCTGTCTTCCTCAGGTGTTACTCGAGTGACAGCTATATATTTTGGCAGCAAATATTTCTTTTCGTTTGGTAAGGTATGTCACTGTATACTGCTCTTTCTCACATTGCTGTACTTATCCATGGGTTGTTGCATAACAGAACGCTAGACGAATGTACTTATACCCCAGGCAAGAAATATTCACAAGGCAAACTTATGCTTAGGCTAGTTGTCTGCATCGAcggtattcattcattcattgtaaaGGTCGTACGACTGAGATGGCGTGCCTTCACTTTGCTTTTCACTTAGAAAAACTATTAATTCTTTGGATTTATGAGCCAAATCAACGATCGGATTATTGAACGTTGTCGGGGACTTAAAAATAATTTTGATCagctggggttcttaacgtgcgcctaaatctacgtacacgggcgtttttacaATCTGCCCTCATTACATTTCGGCAGCCGCGGCCCTGATAAaaaccgcgacctcgagctttGTTTTTGACACTTTGCTATTGTAAGACTGTTTTCGACCATGtgctcattattattattagctttcACGCTCATGTGTGTACCTCGATAACCACGGTACTTTCAGTTATTGGCGACACTGTCCTATTTATCCACCTAGTTTTGTCGTGTATTTGTTTCATGGCATCCCTCAAGCATAGTTTTAGTCAAATTTGCGTCATTCCTATTCAAGGACAACGTTTAAGTACACGCCACATGTGCCAACGCTATTTTTTAAACAGATATGTGAGCGTAAGCGAAAGCGAGGCAATAATGACTAGTTATATGCTCGGTTCGAAGCCTTCCGGTATTTTGCTTTAGGCGTTACACATCAGTTTCTAACGTGACATCTAAATATTGTAATGCACACAAGCGTTCAAACTGCAAAAAAGTTGCATTTTTTTGCTCTGTCAGGCAACAAAGAATCTAAATTCCCGCTTGTCATCATATCGCGCCTTTACGTGTTCTGATACGATATGGCGACGCAAGTTGACGTGTCGCAATCCTGTACAGCGAAGCGTGGTATCGACGCACCTTATAAAAGAAGCGCAAGAGAGGAGCCACGTTGCCGCATGGCgcctttctcagcgttcgcatgcaCCGTCGCGCCACGCATCTCGGAGGGCCTGCGCAGGCTTCAAAGCGGCTGCGCCAGATGGCGcagagtgttcttagggaagcgcgggAGAGGAGCCCCGCCGTCAGTACATTCGTCATACATGCATTCTTTCGGCGATGGGAATATGTTATGTCACTATACTGATTAAACCTAATGCATTACCCTATACAGTCATCAGGAAatgggttctgccagaatttgttttttttgttgttgtgatgtCTACTTGGCTGCATGCACAGTCTCTTTGACAGGTTTTGATTGTTAGATGTGTTCGCAAATTTTGGACATTGCCCTTTCGGCTGTCATTCGAAATTGATGGAGGGCAACAGTGTAACTGAGTGGGGCAACGCTATCAAAAATTGATGGTTCCCCAGGATGCAGCGCTAATTCCAACAGCCTTCACTGAGTAACGTCGACAGGGTGCATAGTTTTATTAATATGCGGATGTACCTTCTTTTCAGCGTTACAGCAGAAATGTGATCACGATTCAAACACGGCTATAACGCAGCAGCAAACTTACGAACAAGTGCCTAAATACGCATGTTATTAACAAGAATGATACGTCCTCCTAATAACATGCATATTTCGGCATTTGTTCATAACTTTACTTTGTAAAGTGCCTAAACAACCGTGTTATTAGAAGAAGCTAGGCTCTCAACGTTGTTAattgaaagttgttgaaattctGATAGCCTTTCGAAATGTCAATTTTAGCAATGCTGCTCATTGAGTAACGCTGGTGCACTGCGGTTAAATTCGACATTTGGCTGCAGGGGCAGTGCCCGAAATTTCTTAGTATGGAGCGGGAGAGACTCACTTGTGGGCGACCTTGACACCAATAACGCTGGTCAGAAGGTTCAGCGATGTTTCAAAGTCGAGCAGGACCTTATCTGTGCGAGTTCGCTCGCCGCCAATGCAGTCCAGCTCCTCGAGAAATGCATCGCGGTCGGCCTGAGTAGGGTACTTCATTCTAGACAGATGGCCCGATAGGCTCTCTGGCAGCGCGGCCTGCGCAAACGCTTCGGCCACGTACGAGCCCAGGTGGCCGAAAGTGAAGGCGGAAGGCTTGGCTGTTAGGTCGAACGGCGGAAGCAGGAGGCTGGGAAGCACGCGCAGCACGTCTTCGGAAGCGTCGTAGGTTGCGCCGGGGTTGAGGTCCAAGATGCGGTCGTTGGCGGGAAGCTTCTCCGGCGCGCCGATCAGCAGGTTGGCTCGGAACTGTGCCTTCGACTTGAGCGCGTTTAGCACCCAGCTGGTGAAGTCGATGCCGAGGCCCTTGAATGCGGCGATCTTACTTATGTCCTCCATTGAATTATAGCCAGCATCGTGGCCCAGCACGACGGTGATGTTGCGGAGTGTGCCCACAAGTTTTGCTTTCGTTCGTTCTCGCATTCTGGAAAAAGGGTCGACAAGACTAAACTTCTCCGGTAGCAGGTCGAAGAGGCTCGGTGGAGGAGTGGATTTTTCTTGTCCGAGCCACTCCTGGAAGAAATGGTACTCGGTCATGGCGGGAAGCAGCATCAAGGACAGGTTGGCGCACCCTACCATGCGAGACCGGGACGCTGCTGCCCGAGGCATGTCGTAGATATCGACGAAGGCGTACGACGCGGTGGTCAGCAGGCTTTCGGCAATGATGAAGCGCACGGTATAAGCGAACGTGTCCGGATCCACATTGCTGAGGTACCTTGTCAGAGACCGGAGAGCCAGTGCATCTGTTGTGAAGAAATAACGGATCCATTCATCCTTATCACGGGGAAACCTTTTCATGATTTCTGCGAAGCGGTAATATTGAACGTGAAGAATCTGGCTTCCTTCGTAGTAGTTCAAAACCTGCGGCAATTTTTCGTGGAGGCTAGGATGTCGGAGTGCTTTCGCCACCCCCTCCATGGTGGCAACAATGGCCTTCGACAGCTTCAGGGCCTTATCCCACGAGGATGTGCGGGACATGTACTGGATGATATCCTGCACGATTCTCCTCTTTGGTGGCGGCTTCACCCTCTCTAATTTTATATGAAGCAAGTTTCGATGTTTGGTGTATGAATTGCGCACTACGCCGGTGCCGATGAAGACAGGGGTTCCGCGGTCGAGCGAGAGCGCCATCAGAAATTCCAACATCCCATCCATAATGTTTCGGTCTCCTATAGAAAACCACAATTTCGCCAGCTCATTGTCGTTATGAACTAGCGTGCCTAGGTTGTATGACTCACTAACGTAATCATCTACGCACTTGCGATAGGACTCCAGCGGATAGTGTTGTATGGCAACTGGAGACTCGATGACGAATTGGTTTATCATTTCGCGAAATGAGCGCTTGACGCGCTTCGTGAAGGCCTCCATGTAGCTCGAGGACCTCGGGTAGGTGGATTTGAAGTTCGCGCATGCGTAGTGGAAAACGTCTTCGCAGGGATCGGCTTCGCTGTCCATCATGAGCCGCAGGTCCGTGTTCAGGTTCATGCATTTGGGGCTGTGGCAAGCTTCGAAGTGTCGCTCAACGTACATTGGTGCGTAAACGACGACCACCGTGCTCGCTAGAGTCGCCAATGTCACCAGTGCCAGCATGTTCTGAGAAAAGATCTCCCCCAAAGGTGGTTTCCGTTCTGTAATGCTTGTGAGATCTATAAAAAAAAGGCGTACAAATGCTCGTGAATAACTACTTTAGCACTAATTTAAAGTTATTGTCTCCGTTTTGCGTGCTTGAGTGTCAGCAATCTTTAGTCCTCCTCGACATACTTCAGTACGGACCCCGAAAAGGCGTCACACAAAAATCTCTTAGATGAATTTGTTCAAAACAGACTGGAGGAAACAAACAGCGCAATTTAATTTATATATTATAGAAAAAATAACGAACACTGGCCCAAGGAACATATCGTACGCACGCTTATATATGAATGGCCAGCTGCGGCCATACATAGGGCGAGTGACCGTGGTTTCAAAATGGAAACCGCTACAGAATCCcatccccccccttttttttatcaaATGCCTGGGGAAAGAAAACAGCCTTATACATTCCATAATGAGTTCTTACCTGTGTTGGGGAAGAAACACCATTCCTACACATTTTACAGCTTACACAAGACAAAGGATGTTATCTATGTACATTATATACTTCCAAATGTGTTATTACAGATATTGGAAACAGTACCCATTGTTTTACATTTCCTCATCAGCTGTAAAATTATATAAAAGTGGCATTTCTTCTCCAACGCAGTTAACAACTGATTAAAAAATGTATAAGGATATTTCGTTTCCCCTAGCCTTTTGCAAAAAGAGGAGGATCGTGTTATATAGCGGTTTCGGTTTCCGAACTAAGGTCACTCGCCCTATAGGGGCACTGCTGCAGCTGGATGTGCCTATTTAAGCGATTGCAGTGCTCGCCTAATAAAAGTGTTCGTCGCCTCGGCACCAGTCTGCGTCTCCGTTCTTCCCTCCGGCCACCGTGCCCAGTACTTCATGGcggccgcgccaatacgccaGCTAGGATTCATTTTTATGCGCTATGCTATAATGACTAGCGAACACCAGTTTCCACCACGTGTGAGGACAATAAATTTCATGAAGCCTATTTTTGTGAGAGATTTAGGAACCGTCGCTGTTTCGCTGGCGGGAGAAAACAGCTACCTTCCATGAGAAGCACGGCTAGCATTAGTGGGTGGCGACAGAAAGGCTTCTTGAGAGACCGATCACTATGCCTggctgaaggcatttcacgctgTACCCTAAGATTGTCGTGAGCGATACCCCTTGGTGATGTTGAAGGAGGCCTTTCCGAAATGATGAAAAATGCTTACGAGTTGTGGAGGCCATTTCGGTGGGCAGTCTGGCAGCGCAGAATAAAGGAAACGCTCGGCAGGCCAACCTACTTCTTCCATACAACCTATGACGAGGAGGAACTTCTTCTTCTTGAGCCAAAGACATGACACATGTCCGTTACAGAAATCGGCCAGTATAACGTATATAAAATATTTATATACATTTTTAGTAGATAATACTATTAAAATTGCCAGCACACTTTTGTGACCTTGCAAAATCGCAGCCCATTTTCCAGTGATTGCGTTTCTTTCGAGCAGCTGTAACAATTGTAGTTGCTTCAAATTGAAACCACATAATTTAGAATATTGCCCCGTGCATAACTGGCTGCTCGCAGCATTGCCAGCATTTAATGCAGTTGAGCCTTCCTTAAAGAATATTTACAAGTACAAGAATTCATCCATACAAATTTTGATTCACCAGAACATCAACCACAATGTCTCCCTCCCAcccttctctctttctcgctaAATTTGATATCGGTTGCCTTTATGTTTCTTCCAACGCAGCGGCATAAATCCTGTGTTGCTCATAAAACGAACTTATGAGCTACCAGATTGCTTCGATGCATTATTTAATTACTGCAGAGGTCTTAATTAGTCCACACATGTGCACCTTGAACTTCACCTACATATTGTCCGTAACGTGCCGCAACAGTTCAAGGCAATTAAGCTGTCTCGTTTTGTTAACCGTGGACACCGGGGAAACCTACTACACACCGCGCAAGAGAAGAGAGGAAGAACGAGGATTCAATCATGAAATTGAGAGCGTTTAAGAATGAACCTAGCAAATAGCGAACTCCTAGCGGTTGGAATTTTTATACCAGGACATTGATAAAAGACGTTAGGGGCAAGAGTGTACGTTGTAGGCACGGAGAGATGCAGTTACGTTAGGGCCTCTTTAGGGTATTTCATGTATTTTGGGGGGGCTATCTGTTTATCTATGATTGTATGTAACTGTGCTCCGCCGTCAAGCTATGCCACTGGGTAATCCATGGTCGAAAGGTGAGAGCATCGGGGTACTGTGCAGAGCGAACAGGGTTTGGAACCAACCATCAGACCATCTTGAGTCGACGAGAATGTGACAGCGTTTGTTATAATGCGCGAACCCACGTGCGGGtgcctcaaggacagcaacccgacgctttagcaggctgcgccactaTTCGCTGAGTACGAGCCACTTGACAATCAGCGTCTTTCAGGCCAacactttagcgagctgcgccacgaatgcactGCGTATCTGCAGATCTCCGAAGAACCtctcgtcaacttgggtcactgtgcatGTGCCACGGGTAGTGCGGAAAGCGCGAGAACGATTCCCAGCGATCGCACGCACCAGTGCACCACGTTTCTCCTGtcggaggccacgcacaggcTTCTCGGCGACGCCACTACACCGCAGCGCGTTTAGGCATAAGCAGGAGCGAGgagccatggcctccgagatccaccACGGCCCGCGTTTCTaccaaggaggatatataaaaaTTACAGGAGTGGAAGCCGCCTATACGCGCCTATGGGCAAGGGTGAAGCCGCGCCGAACGGCCGGCGGCCATCTTACCAGAGGCAAAAGGCAGCGGCGCAGCCGCGCCTCTACTTTTTCGCGCTGCTCATGAAGGCGCTCGCATTCAAAAACCAATGAAAACAAGTGCTTCTGGTTGTAAACGGTCATCTCCCATCAACTGTAGCAGCCAACTGGCGTGAAGAAGGCTATGTAACTGCGGAAATATAAAGGAGAAAAGCATAGCGCAGCCGCCCTTTTTCGCGTTTACAAAGCAACGCTAACGAGCGGTTCCAGTATTAAACGTCTATTTTTCGTCAACCAAAGGGAAACTGGCATGTACAAGGCAGTTTGCCAGCTCAAACATTAAGCAGAAGAGCTTAGCACTGCCGCGCTCGTGCTTTTCCGCGCTGCGGATGACATTGCTCGCATTTACAGAGCAACAAAAACGAGTGGTTCTAGTTATATACATTTATTTTCCATCAGCTAGCAGAAAACTGGCATGTAAAAGGCAGTGTAACTGTGCAAATATTAAGAAGAAAAGCGTAATGCAGCTGCGCTCGCGCTTTTTCGCTTTGCTGATGCAGCTGCTCCCATT contains:
- the LOC135898231 gene encoding uncharacterized protein isoform X2, which codes for MASTTHLTSITERKPPLGEIFSQNMLALVTLATLASTVVVVYAPMYVERHFEACHSPKCMNLNTDLRLMMDSEADPCEDVFHYACANFKSTYPRSSSYMEAFTKRVKRSFREMINQFVIESPVAIQHYPLESYRKCVDDYVSESYNLGTLVHNDNELAKLWFSIGDRNIMDGMLEFLMALSLDRGTPVFIGTGVVRNSYTKHRNLLHIKLERVKPPPKRRIVQDIIQYMSRTSSWDKALKLSKAIVATMEGVAKALRHPSLHEKLPQVLNYYEGSQILHVQYYRFAEIMKRFPRDKDEWIRYFFTTDALALRSLTRYLSNVDPDTFAYTVRFIIAESLLTTASYAFVDIYDMPRAAASRSRMVGCANLSLMLLPAMTEYHFFQEWLGQEKSTPPPSLFDLLPEKFSLVDPFSRMRERTKAKLVGTLRNITVVLGHDAGYNSMEDISKIAAFKGLGIDFTSWVLNALKSKAQFRANLLIGAPEKLPANDRILDLNPGATYDASEDVLRVLPSLLLPPFDLTAKPSAFTFGHLGSYVAEAFAQAALPESLSGHLSRMKYPTQADRDAFLEELDCIGGERTRTDKVLLDFETSLNLLTSVIGVKVAHNRFEACAGPPRCVARRCMRTLRKAPCGNVAPLLRFFYKGLGRLEGSRHRGVRALCEDRRAGILHRLLLATLRRRQRQPLQRPRESPQKF
- the LOC135898231 gene encoding neprilysin-21-like isoform X1 — encoded protein: MASTTHLTSITERKPPLGEIFSQNMLALVTLATLASTVVVVYAPMYVERHFEACHSPKCMNLNTDLRLMMDSEADPCEDVFHYACANFKSTYPRSSSYMEAFTKRVKRSFREMINQFVIESPVAIQHYPLESYRKCVDDYVSESYNLGTLVHNDNELAKLWFSIGDRNIMDGMLEFLMALSLDRGTPVFIGTGVVRNSYTKHRNLLHIKLERVKPPPKRRIVQDIIQYMSRTSSWDKALKLSKAIVATMEGVAKALRHPSLHEKLPQVLNYYEGSQILHVQYYRFAEIMKRFPRDKDEWIRYFFTTDALALRSLTRYLSNVDPDTFAYTVRFIIAESLLTTASYAFVDIYDMPRAAASRSRMVGCANLSLMLLPAMTEYHFFQEWLGQEKSTPPPSLFDLLPEKFSLVDPFSRMRERTKAKLVGTLRNITVVLGHDAGYNSMEDISKIAAFKGLGIDFTSWVLNALKSKAQFRANLLIGAPEKLPANDRILDLNPGATYDASEDVLRVLPSLLLPPFDLTAKPSAFTFGHLGSYVAEAFAQAALPESLSGHLSRMKYPTQADRDAFLEELDCIGGERTRTDKVLLDFETSLNLLTSVIGVKVAHKAWEDWKDRGTAEFVPYVKTDEQAFFIGFCLRHCGVANDSHYSDLESLRKNSSLQRSELCNLPLRHTLEFASAFSCNVNSSMAPENKCA